The Malus domestica chromosome 06, GDT2T_hap1 genome has a segment encoding these proteins:
- the LOC139196685 gene encoding uncharacterized protein, with protein MASNAMAAFQVPVLDKNNFDNWSIKMKALLGAHDVWEVMEKGYTEPEDEATLSQPQNENLKDSRKRDKKALYLIYQALDDNGFEKVSSATSAKQA; from the coding sequence ATGGCCAGCAATGCTATGGCAGCCTTCCAAGTTCCAGTGCTCGACAAAAACAATTTCGATAATTggagtatcaaaatgaaggcCCTTTTGGGAGCACACGATGTATGGGAAGTCATGGAGAAAGGCTACACTGAGCCAGAAGATGAAGCTACTCTGTCCCAACCCCAGAATGAGAAtttgaaagattcaagaaaAAGAGACAAGAAGGCTCTTTACCTGATCTACCAAGCATTAGATGACAATGGCTTTGAGAAGGTCTCGAGTGCAACCTCTGCCAAGCAAGCATAA